The Montipora foliosa isolate CH-2021 chromosome 10, ASM3666993v2, whole genome shotgun sequence genomic sequence caataacgggaaatactATTTTTGGACGAAGTTCTCGTTAACAACTGGACAACGTAATCGAGTCGCAATTAGTAAAATTTTCTATTGATTCAATTCGTTTAAGATCCAAGGCAGAAAAGAATCGCAAATTCTGCGACCTAGAGATAAAGGAAATGAATTCGACGATTGATAAGAAACCCCGAATAAAACCTTCTCTGAGGCAcctttttttgaaattcaagcaaTATGCTTAAGTAAAAAGGACACGAATTTTCCACGTGTTTTTCAACCACATTTATTACTACAAGCAGACATGACGGTTTATGCAATCAGTTGTGAGAAACTCGTTCCAATATTGGACCCACGGTTGGATTGGGGAACTGGCAATGATATGCTAATCATTAATTCTGACGTTCAACGGTGTTGGTCCATTAGTGTTTTAAGTTATAATTGCCTTTCCAGTAGTTGACGTCTGGATATTAAAGTTCAAGCGGGTGATATTCTTGCATGAAGATAACAGCGATATTTATTTGCCCAAAAATCGCCGTACTTAAGTCCACCGAGGAGATATATTTATCTTGCCAGGAAATGCAGCAATAAAACAGTGTTTAACGATCAAATTTACAAACGGAAATTACACATTGATATAGAAATCGAGATGTGATGAAAAATGCACCCGTCTGAACTGTTTCAACGTGGACAAAATAATACCAAGGCGAGATTAAATTTGTAGTCTTACAGAAGCAAGGTTGATTTCTCCTCTGTTTattaagagaaaaaaaggacAGCAGATTTTTTCCTGGAGGCACTCGTCGAGAAGTTATTAAGTTAGGCGACGTTCGAATGTTTTATTTTGTACGATCTCCATTTGAAGATTCATTCCTGCAAAGCGAAAGTAAACGCTCCAACGAAACAAAATATTAGTCTCTCATCAGCTAGCTACTATCTTAATCATAAATTAAACTAGCTCCCCTCCGGCTTTGACTCTTGCTGTTTCCTTTGGAAAAACAAACCTGTCAGTTTTTAAGGTCAAAAAGcgtttttttatcttgtttaaTGGACACAAATTTTAAGTTCGAATTTTAGGACAAAATTTGCAAGTAAAATTACAACCTTTACGAGCAAACACAATTCCTTGGaagtttgttcatttttaactcCTACTTGCTGTACTTGTGCCTAGCCACGCTACAGAAATTGTTAAAACTCAGCCAAGCGTAGAATACATCAACTTTGAACCGAAAATGAACGCTGTGtgcttttgttttgaacaaaaacgcTTTTACTCGACCTCGCAACAGTTTTTCCTTCCTTGTCGCCGTTGCAATAAAACGAATCCGGGATATTTACACTCTTGTGGTGGCATTTTTGAATTTTCACTCTAAAGCGAGTTTTCGGAAGCATACGAGCGCGAAATCCTCGTCGCACATTCCGTTCGCTTACAGACGAAACAGTATTTGTAGCATTCGGGTCCGCTCGTTTTGTATCGGTAACGGCTGTATCTTTTATCGTGAAACTCTTCCCTGTGCCAGGGGGATATTGTATCCGTACTGTTTGCTTGTCCATGTTAGTAGGTTTTTTAATAATTTGATGAATTGAAGAGATGCGTTTCTCTTCTTCTCTGCGACGAAAGTCCCGGCTATAGTCGACTTTTTCACCGCTGCAAGACAGCAGAGCTGTTTTTCGAGTTGTCGAAGAGATACTATACGCTGTATTCATCCTCAATTTATGATTCCCTTCTTGAAAACTATCCGTCTTTTCATGTTCCTCACAAGAAGCTTCCTTTTCAAGACTATCCTTCTTCCATTCGGTGCTTAGCGAAGTGTGAAGGCAGGAGATATATTTGGTCTGGGGTTTCTGTCCTTCCAAGCGCTTTGCTGCTCGCCTTGAAGATTTATCCCCAGTTATAACGACCGGAATCTTATGCGATGCTGATTTCACCGAAGACGCCGCAATATCTGTATCAATACTCGGCAAAACAACGATCTTAGGGACTTTGCCTTTCGAAATAATCGACAATGAGGAAACGAAGTTTCTTCTGGGACTCGAATCATTCAGTGCAGGTGACATTATCTTTGGCTGTTGAATACAAGGCTTTGTGTACTTTCCGCGCGCGTTACACGAATGGTTCGCGCAATTCTTGGAAACACCGCCATTGAGGTAACCATTTGTACTGTGATCAACTTGAAAACAACTTCTGTGGAGGCTCATGAGAGAAATTATGTGAGAAAGTTTTCCTCCCTCACCAAAGTAGATTTTCTAGTCACGAAAATATTACAAAACGCAACCCATTAAATTATGCGGTATTTTCCATCTGGAAGTTGACAATTTATGTCCAGCGTCCGTCCAGTTGATTGAAGTTCTGTGCCTTCACGATACgagacaaaaattaatattgtcaCTAAGGCACGAGACTTACAAACGTGCGAGTCCGACAGCTTTCTTTCGCTAGAATATAACTTTCCTAATTTTCGTTCGCCCTTTAAACGTCGCTTTTGTCCTCAAAGTAGTTCACTATTTACCTGCATTTAGAAATTTGCATACTCAAATTTTAGGTCCGGTTTAGACAGACCTATTAGTACTAATGCGTCGCTATAGAGGAGAGTCTCGGTGACATTTACAACGATGATTTGCAAATTTACCTTGTGCTTTTAAAACTTCTGCAGGCTGTCAAGTAATAAACATAATATTCATCCAAAACTGTCGCTTCAATTTGAAGTAAGAGTTTACATTAGTTGTGAATGTATTTGGAAATACATTTCCATATTGGGGTCTACGTATTTTCTTTTACTATTCCTGCATGACCAAATATATTTCTTTAGCCCAAGGATAAGAGCATTTTTTATCATGTTTCATTGAGTTAGGTGAGATCTAAACAGCGTTTATCATTAGATAATACATCGTAAGTTAGTTCTCGAATCTCGTGTTCGGTTACcgatgaagggggtagtttctaaagaaattgtggtgctttgtcggtggggaagtagtatacaaaaatttggtttatcaacggagctgataatgtaaatttacaacgtaaattgaccaccgtggtcaatttacattatcaactccgttgataaaaccaaatttttgtattcggTTACTGATGTTTGATTCGTTTAGCAATTTACCACGCGCAAGCGTGATTGGAAAAGAAACAGAGTTAATAAGTCATAAATAGAAAATGGattattttggcgcgaaaattgTCGGCAGCCCATCGGCCAGGTGCAAAGTGGTATCCAGACTACTGCAGTAGTTTCTGACGTCACCTTCACAAAAGCAACTCTTAATTCGAAAGACAGTTGACTAGTTCAAAGTACACCTTACAGGCGTTCTTGCTCGTGTATGACCCTCCAATTTCAAAATTTAGATGCCCCACCGCTGAGGTTCAGGAGAAAACTCACCATAATTATCATAGTTTTCCTGTGAATCGGAAAAGGAATAAATGGCCTTCAAAAACTCCTTCATAATTTATGAACCTAACAGCccatcaaaacaccgataaaatgCCACGTGCATGAGCATTAtttcctgataaaacactgctcGTTAGTATTCAATATGGCataacttgtttttcttgtatgctaatactGCCAGCACGTGTTCagtttatcgggtctaaaaataCTCGgttacgcctcgtgtttttgaACCCCGATAAAAccctgctgctcgtttttttaaacattacaagtCACACTAGAATGCACACCTTTACCTAGCAAGCACGTGAGGTCTTTTTTCTGGAGGATTTAAAGCGACGCCCGCGGCGTATTGTTTGATTGACCACAGAACTGATTGTTTAGGACCACAAAATTGGTTGTCATGGAATAGGACGTCAAAACTTCAATAGTGTTTTTCCTTTGACGCCACGACTTCACTTCAAAATTACGGCTATGGAGGGTAAACAAAATTTTCCTGTGAAtgtcatcttttttttcttggacaatATTGCTAGATGAGTGGGAAAAACCGAgcgcctgaaaaattcaggtggcgcCAACAAGATTCGGACTCATGACTTCCGCGACACAGGTGCATTGCAACCAACTGGGAGCAGGCCAATCTGTTGGGCCCAGGACTcgttgaatgaaatgaatgcgCATTTGAAGCGCGGTTTATATACGAACGAGAGAACCGAGCGACCCCCACACTGAGCTAGACAATTTAAAGGGGCAATATCACtgacgctattttagtcaaacttcaaaacactaaaagacgtctttgcatcaacgaagatcaaaaaataatgctgtagttttgttactAATAACCATTGAAATGAACTGAAGCTGTTCTTtcttgtttgcagccaaggatggagaggatagaaacggattgaaacttgaaaaaactggccagtttttttcaagtttggagacgatGTCCGTCTTCAAAAAGGCGCCAAAAATTAAACACGAATGGGTTTTATGTGGTACGTGTGAGCTTAAgcactaatttagatttttacctaGTTTTGACCTAGACACAACAAATTTAGCATGAAGTGCCCCTCTAAGCAATTGTAGCTTTTTTATAGTAAACGCTATATAccactacgcgcctcgttggatATTTACCCTATTACGTGGACGGCAGAAGAATCAACACGACAAATACTTCGGgaaccgagtggcgtattttcgtATGTAACACGAGTGGTCATATACAGCAGCGAAGACaagattcccgccttttttgaTGGAATTAATACCCAGTATTTGTATTAAAGCCCGCTTTTCAATCTCTACTGTGTATATTTCTCGTCCAtgcgataaaaataaaattacacGTTAGCTTGAAGACATGAGTTTTATGTTCTATTGGCGAGAACAATACAGTAAAACCCTGCGTATAAAAATCTAGATTTTCCCAAGTCATCCTGAAGTGATTCTACCCCCCACCAGGGGGCAGGGCTACCCCCACCAAAAAATTCGCCGGTACACATTTATACACCtggtggagagaagcaccgtgagagtaaagcgtCTTGCCCAAGAGCACAACACAATGTACCCGGCCagggccccgaacccggaccacttgaaccggagtcgagcgcactaaccatgaggccaacGCACCTCCCAAATGTTAAATGGTGCTTAACTTGAAATCAGGCTGTCTAGGTTGTTAAATGGGTTCTTAATTTTTGGTGCGAAAAAAAGTACTTGTATTGGTCGCCGTGGCCCTTTATATTAAATTATTCACACATTTTCATGCTAGTTACATGGAATATGGTACAGTGCAAACTGTCCTCAAGACAATAGAAAGTTGATATAGTCTTATCACGTGACGTTACGGCGGCCATGATGGTTTACCCTAAcaatggaaggtaaagatttgtttccatatctcaaagtgcccttggacgtgaggtgtcTGAGGTGGCGGTAGGGAgtgaagggtacaatagctgacagaacccaaacctttacaaaaatgctaaccttaggcctagacattatgctttagataatgtttaggcctaaggttagcattttgtATGGGTTTGGGttatttcagttttgttgttccaggcccctcacgtccaagggcactttgagatatgaaaacaagtctttaccaCAATggaacggcagccatgttgatgtaccACGAGGACACAGACAATGTTCATACTAATCTTTGTATCCAACCTAACCTCTATTCTGGGGATACCTCCATTCAAGGGACACCCTTGGGACGATTGCAGGTTCTATTGCATACCCACTGTCATTCACCCAGGATACAATACGAACTC encodes the following:
- the LOC137973446 gene encoding uncharacterized protein, translating into MSLHRSCFQVDHSTNGYLNGGVSKNCANHSCNARGKYTKPCIQQPKIMSPALNDSSPRRNFVSSLSIISKGKVPKIVVLPSIDTDIAASSVKSASHKIPVVITGDKSSRRAAKRLEGQKPQTKYISCLHTSLSTEWKKDSLEKEASCEEHEKTDSFQEGNHKLRMNTAYSISSTTRKTALLSCSGEKVDYSRDFRRREEEKRISSIHQIIKKPTNMDKQTVRIQYPPGTGKSFTIKDTAVTDTKRADPNATNTVSSVSERNVRRGFRARMLPKTRFRVKIQKCHHKSVNIPDSFYCNGDKEGKTVARSSKSVFVQNKSTQRSFSVQS